One window of the Rosa rugosa chromosome 3, drRosRugo1.1, whole genome shotgun sequence genome contains the following:
- the LOC133735498 gene encoding protein FAR1-RELATED SEQUENCE 5-like codes for MDESGMRFSEPNYHGWSVDEDDFSDEYEELFSDEEASQSANMDENLDCLHFNGKKYEDLRSSDMIGVEFSSIKAVDTFYAYYSLAMGFSFRKEKLCRNAARVVVRRQLVCSKEGERKKRGKPDPSFASEIISCAQNLSEPHGTKPVCKRKTVNQKPIVEDADTRSMKRSGKQFGDGEHEKKRQRPPQRNITRGNCQARITARRCKESGVFRVVQFITEHNHDLATTEFVPFLRSHRKVRDHDVAQVTALKKVSVGTCRAYELLVHQAGGHEFVGFLIKDLYNKMDSERKELMVDGDAQSTISFMNLKASKEAEFFCLFSVDAEGRLGNMFWRDTKSLADYNNFGDVLIIDSTYKTNIYDKPLAVFVGANNHRATVLFGCALLADESEDTYNWVVTAFLTSMKGKKPISVLTDGDEALRNAVVNLIPEARHRLCAWHIAKNVVKNVRDADVQRDFCHLIFAGLGVDEWEKSWHYMVTMNGLQDNKWVAAMYNKRERWAEAFFRNHFFGGMCTTQRCEAMHRNLKGGVGRYMRLCEVLPRMDKTIERIRFNGLNDDFKSMNSHPVIGSHMRCIQQQVSARFTHDVFLLIKDQNLFESKFLVADRVRYENQGSTLHLVTQYGKPERTWHVTHYQGKPNLSFVCSCHLFESDGIPYCHIFTVMKTMNMTTLPESLVNQRWIKQACTKNTSTLSSGIMPAKDLQLARYGQMMGDCAQICHSASFSDEAYEEITHCLSRLMVRSKTFKRCKDSQPPETVDGLHPNVIRDPNVCKTKGTHSRHSTSVEVERDQPGGRGCGFCSRPGHNVRTCALLAAQNGGGKG; via the coding sequence ATGGATGAGAGCGGCATGCGATTCAGTGAACCGAATTACCATGGTTGGTCTGTAGATGAGGATGACTTTTCAGATGAGTACGAAGAGTTATTCTCGGATGAGGAAGCTTCGCAGAGTGCAAATATGGATGAGAATCTGGATTGTCTACACTTCAATGGCAAGAAGTATGAAGATCTTAGATCCTCTGATATGATTGGTGTTGAGTTTAGCAGCATCAAGGCAGTGGACACATTCTATGCTTACTATTCACTTGCCATGGGCTTCAGTTTCCGAAAGGAAAAGTTGTGTCGAAATGCAGCACGAGTGGTGGTGAGAAGACAGTTAGTGTGTTCAAAGGAGGGTGAGAGGAAAAAAAGGGGCAAGCCTGATCCTAGTTTTGCATCAGAAATCATTTCATGCGCCCAAAATCTTAGTGAACCTCATGGGACAAAACCGGTCTGCAAGAGGAAGACAGTTAACCAGAAACCAATCGTGGAAGATGCTGATACAAGAAGTATGAAACGTTCTGGGAAGCAGTTTGGTGATGGTgaacatgaaaaaaaaaggcAGCGCCCTCCACAAAGAAATATTACCAGAGGTAATTGTCAAGCCCGTATCACAGCACGCCGATGCAAGGAAAGTGGTGTCTTCCGTGTGGTCCAATTCATCACCGAACATAACCACGACCTTGCTACAACAGAGTTTGTTCCCTTCCTTCGATCCCACCGCAAGGTTCGGGACCATGACGTTGCTCAGGTAACAGCACTTAAGAAAGTCTCTGTTGGTACATGCCGGGCTTATGAGTTGTTGGTCCACCAAGCCGGGGGACATGAATTTGTTGGTTTCCTCATAAAAGATTTGTATAACAAGATGGACTCTGAAAGGAAGGAACTCATGGTTGATGGTGACGCCCAGTCTACAATTAGTTTCATGAATTTGAAAGCATCTAAAGAGGCGGAGTTTTTCTGTTTGTTCAGTGTTGATGCCGAAGGCCGGCTGGGTAATATGTTTTGGAGAGATACCAAGTCTCTAGCAGATTACAATAATTTTGGGGATGTTTTGATTATTGATAGCACCTACAAGACCAACATATACGACAAACCATTAGCCGTCTTCGTTGGTGCAAATAACCACAGGGCGACAGTACTCTTTGGGTGTGCATTGTTGGCTGATGAGAGTGAGGACACCTACAATTGGGTGGTTACGGCCTTTTTGACTTCCATGAAGGGAAAAAAACCAATATCAGTCCTCACTGACGGGGACGAAGCATTGAGAAATGCAGTTGTGAATCTCATTCCGGAGGCCCGACATCGATTGTGTGCATGGCACATTGCTAAGAATGTTGTTAAAAATGTTAGGGATGCGGATGTCCAAAGGGACTTTTGCCACCTAATTTTTGCCGGACTCGGAGTTGATGAGTGGGAAAAGTCGTGGCATTACATGGTGACAATGAATGGGCTTCAAGACAACAAATGGGTTGCTGCAATGTACAACAAGAGGGAGAGGTGGGCAGAGGCTTTCTTTAGGAACCATTTCTTCGGTGGTATGTGTACCACTCAAAGATGCGAGGCAATGCACAGAAATTTAAAAGGTGGGGTTGGTCGTTACATGAGGTTGTGTGAAGTGTTGCCACGCATGGACAAGACAATTGAACGCATCAGGTTTAATGGGCTTAACGATGACTTCAAATCAATGAACTCGCACCCGGTTATTGGCAGCCACATGCGGTGTATTCAACAGCAGGTTAGTGCAAGGTTTACCCACGACGTATTCCTCCTCATAAAAGATCAAAATCTTTTTGAGTCAAAGTTTCTCGTTGCTGACCGTGTTCGTTATGAGAATCAAGGATCAACACTTCATCTTGTAACCCAATATGGTAAACCTGAAAGGACATGGCATGTGACACATTATCAAGGTAAGCCCAACCTTTCTTTCGTATGCTCATGTCACCTCTTTGAGTCGGATGGTATTCCTTACTGCCACATCTTCACAGTCATGAAGACAATGAATATGACTACCCTTCCAGAATCTTTGGTTAATCAGAGGTGGATAAAACAGGCTTGTACCAAAAATACCAGCACCCTCAGTAGTGGAATAATGCCCGCCAAGGATTTGCAGCTTGCCCGTTATGGGCAAATGATGGGTGATTGTGCTCAAATCTGTCATTCAGCTTCATTCTCAGATGAGGCATATGAAGAAATCACTCACTGTCTTAGTCGACTAATGGTTAGGTCCAAAACATTCAAGAGATGCAAAGATAGTCAGCCACCAGAAACTGTTGATGGTCTACACCCTAATGTGATTAGGGATCCGAACGTGTGCAAAACCAAGGGCACACATTCCAGGCATTCCACCAGTGTTGAGGTTGAGAGGGATCAGCCAGGAGGGAGGGGTTGTGGATTTTGCAGCCGGCCAGGTCATAATGTACGCACTTGTGCACTGCTAGCTGCACAAAATGGGGGGGGAAAAGGATGA